A genomic region of Jeotgalibaca ciconiae contains the following coding sequences:
- a CDS encoding mannitol dehydrogenase family protein yields MELNKNILKEKNRLIESGFNVPEFDYEEVKKRTMKKPKWIHFGAGNIFRAFLAPAQQELLNKGIDDTGIVMVEGYDYEIVDVLQSFDDLTINVTLKSNGDVNYDLVSSISAYLKMDTHSSDYQTLRELVQSPSLQLISFTITEKGYSLTNNNGDFYPHVLEDFKNGPKHAESYLGKLVSLLVERFDAGKLPLALVSMDNMSENGRKLEEAVLTIAEQWHKNDFVAKEFLEYLNDKNSVSFPWSMIDKITPRPDVQVQRMLEDIGFSNMSPQETERHTFVAPYVNGEETQYLIIEDLFPNGRPQLEETGIIFTNKETVNAVETMKVTTCLNPLHTALAIYGCLLGYTSIYQEMKDEDLVALIKLLGYDEGLPVVKDPKIIDPKEFIDEVINVRLSNPFIPDTPQRIASDTSQKLSVRFGETLKSYIQSEELDVTFLRAIPLVYAGWLRYLMAVDDNGEVFQLSPDPLLTELTPIFSNNELGEKVELDAIQKLLTNEKIFGIDLFKAGIGNEVLQLFEEMTSGPGAVRATIQKVLTNKK; encoded by the coding sequence ATGGAATTAAATAAAAATATTCTAAAGGAAAAGAATCGATTAATAGAAAGCGGCTTTAACGTTCCTGAATTTGATTATGAAGAAGTAAAGAAAAGAACTATGAAAAAACCAAAATGGATTCACTTCGGTGCGGGAAATATATTCAGAGCTTTTTTAGCGCCTGCGCAGCAAGAATTATTAAACAAGGGGATTGATGACACCGGGATCGTCATGGTGGAAGGCTATGACTACGAGATTGTAGATGTTTTACAATCTTTTGATGATTTAACAATTAATGTAACGTTGAAGAGCAATGGTGATGTAAATTATGACCTGGTTTCTAGTATTTCAGCTTATTTAAAAATGGATACGCATTCATCAGATTATCAAACATTAAGAGAACTTGTTCAATCTCCTTCATTACAATTGATTAGTTTCACAATTACGGAAAAAGGGTATAGCTTAACTAACAATAATGGGGATTTTTACCCACATGTCTTAGAAGACTTTAAAAACGGACCGAAGCATGCAGAAAGCTATTTAGGAAAATTAGTATCGTTACTTGTTGAGCGCTTTGATGCTGGGAAATTACCACTCGCACTTGTAAGTATGGATAATATGTCAGAAAACGGTAGAAAACTAGAAGAAGCTGTTCTTACGATTGCAGAACAGTGGCACAAAAATGACTTTGTGGCTAAGGAATTCTTAGAATATCTGAATGATAAAAATTCGGTTAGTTTCCCTTGGTCTATGATTGACAAGATTACGCCACGACCAGATGTACAAGTACAAAGAATGTTAGAAGATATCGGTTTCTCTAATATGAGCCCCCAAGAAACAGAAAGACATACTTTTGTGGCACCATATGTGAATGGAGAAGAAACACAATATTTAATTATTGAAGATCTCTTTCCTAATGGACGGCCACAATTAGAAGAGACCGGCATCATCTTTACGAATAAAGAAACAGTTAATGCAGTTGAAACGATGAAAGTAACAACTTGCTTAAATCCACTTCACACTGCATTAGCGATTTATGGATGTTTACTCGGATATACTTCCATCTATCAAGAAATGAAAGATGAAGATTTAGTAGCTCTTATTAAGCTGCTAGGATATGATGAAGGACTTCCCGTGGTAAAAGACCCAAAAATTATTGACCCCAAAGAGTTTATTGATGAAGTGATTAACGTTCGTTTGTCCAATCCGTTTATACCAGATACACCGCAGCGAATTGCATCAGATACTTCTCAAAAATTGTCTGTGCGTTTTGGAGAGACTCTGAAATCATACATTCAATCGGAAGAATTGGATGTAACGTTTTTACGTGCGATACCACTGGTGTATGCTGGCTGGTTACGTTATTTAATGGCTGTGGATGACAATGGAGAAGTATTCCAACTGAGTCCCGATCCATTATTGACAGAACTTACACCCATCTTTTCTAATAACGAATTAGGAGAAAAGGTAGAACTGGATGCGATACAAAAACTGCTTACAAATGAGAAAATCTTTGGTATTGATTTATTTAAAGCAGGTATTGGAAATGAAGTATTGCAACTTTTTGAAGAAATGACGAGCGGACCAGGAGCAGTTCGAGCGACTATCCAAAAAGTATTAACAAATAAAAAATAA
- a CDS encoding GntR family transcriptional regulator, with the protein MARIFNYQNVAYQVIKDLILKSDLVPDQKVSKKDLTQLLGIGDTPVREAIIQLREEGLLRVVPQSGTFVSKINLQEVKEARFVRQNIERLVVEEAFDKIKANEIQELENKVTIQQAYKVTMQHDYMDTGNHDIFFKLDEEFHEFFYQIANKRHVWEWMQMLNISLNRYRYLRIELKDLSWDGIIEEHENIVTLIKEGKKKELGEQIVAHLDMFDKDVDIVINAFPEYFDLEGE; encoded by the coding sequence GTGGCGAGAATTTTCAACTATCAAAACGTAGCTTATCAAGTAATTAAAGATTTAATATTAAAGTCAGATTTAGTTCCTGACCAGAAAGTATCTAAAAAAGATTTGACACAGCTACTTGGCATCGGAGATACGCCAGTACGTGAAGCAATTATCCAGCTTAGAGAAGAAGGTTTATTACGCGTGGTACCTCAAAGCGGAACTTTTGTTTCAAAAATAAACTTACAAGAAGTAAAAGAAGCTCGTTTTGTTCGCCAAAATATTGAACGATTAGTTGTAGAAGAGGCTTTTGATAAAATCAAAGCTAATGAAATTCAAGAATTAGAAAACAAAGTAACCATTCAGCAAGCTTATAAAGTGACTATGCAGCATGATTATATGGATACAGGTAATCATGATATATTTTTCAAATTGGATGAGGAATTTCATGAATTTTTTTATCAAATTGCAAACAAAAGACATGTCTGGGAATGGATGCAAATGCTGAATATTTCTTTGAATCGATACCGATATTTGCGAATTGAGCTAAAAGATTTAAGTTGGGACGGAATTATTGAAGAACACGAGAACATTGTAACTCTCATCAAAGAAGGAAAGAAAAAAGAATTAGGGGAACAAATTGTTGCTCATTTAGATATGTTTGATAAGGATGTGGATATAGTAATTAATGCTTTTCCTGAATATTTTGACCTTGAAGGAGAGTAA